One Burkholderia sp. WP9 genomic window, CGATTTCCTGGCCCGGCTGCGCGTACTGCGCAGCGATCGCGTCGAGCCGGCCGGGCGGCGGAGGCGGCACTGCGCCGCGATCGCCGCGCGCCTTGATCGCCGGCGCCGCGCCGGCATCATGCTCGTCGCCGTGATCGCCTTGTGAGTGATTTCCGCCGCCGCCACGTCCGCCGCCGTCGCGGTTGACCTTCTGGCCCTCGGCATGATGCGCTTCGGCGTCGTCCGGGCCGTCGTCGTCGAGCGCGGCGCTGTTGCCGCGCTGCTTCTTCGCGGCGCGCCGCTTGCGCGCCAGCTGATCCGCCATTCTCTTTGCGCGGACCGAGCTCACCGACGGACCACGCTGGGCGTCGCTGCCATAAGTGAAATTGGTGGTGCCGCGATACAGCGCCGCGAACTGCGCACCGTTGCGCGCACCTTGCGCGTTGGCGGCTTTCTGCTGCGCCTGGGCGACGTGCTGCGCCTGGGCCGCGGCCGTCTCGCTGCCTTGATGAGAGATGCGGCTCATGTCGATCGCCTCGCGGGTGGGTCAGGCAGTGCGCCGCTTTACAGCGGCACGGCCGCCTGCATCATTTCGTTGGCGAAATGCAGAATCGCCGCGCACGACAGCGGTGCGGCGACCACGATCGCCACCGTCACCGCGATTAGCTTGACCGCGTGCGACAGCGTCTGGTCCTGCATCGACGTGATCGCCTGCAGGAACGACACGCCTAGCCCGACCACCGCCGCGACGATCACCGCCGGCAGCGAAACGGTCAGGCACAGCAGCATGCCCTCGGTGGTGAACCGGATCAGCGAATCGATTTCCATGTGAGTTTTCCTGCGGGTTTTCCGGCTGATTGTCCTGATGCGTGACTTCGGAAACTGCGCTACCTGTAGGACATCACGAGACCGTGGATCAACGTCGACCAGCCGTCCATCACGACGAACAGCAGCAGCTTGAATGGAATCGCGACGTTGGTTGGCGTGACCTGATTGAGGCCCATCGCGAGCAGCACGTTGGCAATGATCAGATCGATGACGATAAACGCGATGTACAACAGAAAGCCGATCTTGAACGCGTCGGTCATTTCCGTCAGCGTGAAGGCGGGCGCCAGCACGATCAGATCGTCTTCCTTGATCTGCGCGGCTTCGTCCTTCGGCCACACTACGGAAGCGGAGCGCAGGAAGAAGCGTTTTTCGCGCTCGTTCGTGTGCTTGACGAGGAACGCGCGGAACGGCTCGCGTGCCGCGCCGAACGCCTGGATCAGCGCCTGCGAAGGTTGCGCCGCGAGCTGCTGGCCTTCGAGCGATTTTTCGGCGAGCATGCCGATCGGCGCCATCACGTAGATGGAGACCAGGATCGCAATGCCGTTGAGCACCATGTTCGGCGGCACTTGCTGCACGCCGAGCGCATTGCGCAACAGCCCCAGCACCACGACGATCTTCGCGTAAGACGTGACGACCATGGCAACGAAGGGCAGCAGGCTGATCGCGACGACGACCAGCAGCAGCCCGGTGATATCACTGAATTGGACCATGCCTGTGCGCCATGCGAATGATGCGGATACCGAGATGCTCGCCGACCGTCACCAGCTCGCCATAGCCGATGGTCTGTCCGTGCGCGACGAGCCGCAACTGGGCGTCCGCCACGGGCACGGGCAGCTCGAGCACATAGCCGGGGCCGAGCGTCGACAATTGGGCGAGCGGTAGCGCCACCGTGTCGATCTCGAACTGCACCGGCAGCTCGAGTTCGCCGATCCGGATGGGATCGGCGGGGTCGTCGATGGCGAGCCCGGCGTCGGCGCTCGCCGGGTCCAGCTCTTCTGACATGTTCGGCTCCTTGACGATGACGAGCGACGGCCCGTCGATTTCCACAGCGGCACACAAACGGGTGAGCCCAGGGGTTCCCCACGCGGCGACGGCACGCGGCCGCGCATGGGAAGCAGATAAGTCGTTCGAGGCATCGAGCAGCGTTGCATCGAGCGAAGGGAAGGTGGCGCGCAGCAGCACGTCGCCCGGTTCCAGCGCGTTCAGCGTGTCGACGGGCAAGCGCTTGAGCCCGAGAATCAGGCAACCGGGGACGGCGAGGTCGAAGGCGGTTCGGGTTGCCTGAGCGAAGGATGCGGAGGTTTCGACCGATGTGCATGACGCGCCCGAAACATCCGCGGCGGGCGCCACGGCTGATGGCGCCAAAGCAGTGGGTTCGGTACGCAATAGCCGGTCGAGCAGGTCGTAGCACGCGGGATCGGCGCTGAGCGCGATCCGATGGCGGCGTTCATCGAGTGCGAACGAAAGCGCCACGACAGGCGAAACGTCCGAAGCCTCGCCCGTTGGCCTGCGCGTCGAAATCGCGTCGCTCAGGTGGCCACGGCGAACCGCTATGACGCGTGGACCCTTGAAGCCCACGCGGATCAATCGCTCGAACAGCGGTTCCAGCACGACGCCGGCGACCGCGTGGCGCAACGCGACATCGGTGGGCGGCTTCTCTGCATGTGCGTCGCTGTCCGGCCACGCGGCGATGGCGAGCGCCGGATAGGCGTGCAGGTCGAGGGCCACGCGCACGGCGACGGCGGATATGGCGTTCTGAGGCGCGAACGTCAGTTCGATGACGCCGGGGTCCGCATAAGCCGCATCGACGCTGTGTGTATCGACCAAGGCCGCTTGCCATTCGGTGACGCCGAGCGCCGCATGCAGATATCCTGTGACGCGCGCATCGCAAAGCGTGCGTGTCACGCGAGCGGCGGCGGGCGTGACCGCAGGCAAACGCAGCGGCGCGATTGGCGCGACTGGCGCGACAGATGCGATGGGTGCGATCGAAGCGACCGGCGCCACAAAAGCGACCGATGCAACCGATGCAACCGGCGCTCCGGCAACCCCCACGTCGCCCGCAATACGTGCCATGTCCGCTCGCCGCGCACGCGCGGCATGCGGATCGGTCGCGGTTTCGTCTTCGGTTGTCGGCTCGTCGAGCGGATAGGCCATGCGTAGGGAATCTGTCACCAGACCGTGAGTTCGATTTCGCGGGCTTCACCCCACGCGCGCAGCAACGTGTCGAGTTCTCGTTCGAGCAGTGCGCTGTGTTCCAAGAGTAGTTGCCTCGTCGCCGTATCCGGCGTGTCGAACCGAAGCTGCAGACTGAAACGCGAAAGCGTCAGATACAGCGTGGTCTGCGGCAGCAGTGTCTGATCGAGCGGCAACTGCACTTCCCAGTTGCCGGCTTCGGCAATCGAAGGATCGCCGCAGAACGCGCCGATCTCCCGCGCAAGCGAGCCGAGCAGTTGCACGAAGCGCTGCTGCTGCCGGTAGACGGCGGTCACGACCGGCGCCGCGGCATCGGTGACGCGCGCGCCGATCGCCAGACGCTCGGGCGAGGGCATGCCAGCCGCGCCTGAAGAATCCGCGTGAGCGCCGCAGGCGACGTTCGCGGAAGCGTCCGCGGCCGCATCGCCGCCGCTGTGCGCGAACGGGCGCGGTGCGGGCGGAGCAGTCGCCTGCGCGCCGACTTCGAGGGCGTCGTCGTCACCGCCTTGCGAGCCTGCATGCGCATCGGTATTCGCCTTGCCGGTGAGCCGCTGCAATGCACGCCGCCGTCCGAGCAGCGACGCATAGTCGAAACCCCGTCCACCCGGTCGACGCGAGCCCATGGATGCGTCGGTTTCATCGGGCGTTTCACTGTCCACCTCGCCGGGAATCACGCGCACGTGGCGCGAAACGATATGCGTCATGGCGACGGCCTCAGATCGACACGCGGCCGAGCGGCTGCAATTCGACGTGCTCGCCGAGTTCCTGATACGAATACACCGCGAGCCAGCCGAGCCGCGCCTCGATCATGCGCCGCACGTAACGGCGGATATCCATCGACGTCACCAGCGCCACGCCGTCGCGCGGCGCGGCGCCGACGAAGGACTGGATCTTGTCGATCAGCAAGGTGGCTTCGTCGGGCGGCAAGGCGAGGAAATTGCCGGTCGGCGTCTGCTTGATCGACTGACGGATATGCTGCTCCACCGGCATGTCGAACAGCACCGCCGACAAGGTTCGCGCGCCGCTCGCGGCACGATGCGCGAGAAAGCGCGAGAGATCGCCGCGCACGTATTCTGTGAGCATCAGCATGTCCTTCTCTTTCGGTCCCCACGCGATCAGACTCTCCATGATCGTGCGGACATTGCGGATCGAGATCTGCTCTTCGAGCAGGCGGCGCAGCACGTCGGCGATCCGTTGCGGCGGCAGCACCTTCTGCACTTCGGCAACGAGGCCCGGATAGTCGCCCGCCAGCTGATCGAGAATCCACTGCACTTCCTGAATGCCGAGAAAGAGCGGCGCGTGGCGCCGCATCAGCGCCACCGACGCATGCGCGAGGGCCTGTTCCGCACGCCATACCGGTGTTTTGGGCGGCACCGCGCGCTCTTCGAGCCAGCGCGTCGGCGTGCCGCTCGTGTCGAGCGGCGGTCCCGGTTCGCTTTGAGCGATGAGCGCGTCCATGGCCCGGCTTTCTTCGCTCGTGAGCGTGACGGGTGCGGCCGAATGCGCGAGCAGGCTGGCTTCGGGCAACATCACTTTGCCGGCGGGGAGCTCGAGCGTGAGTTGCGGCACATCGTGCACGAGGATCTGGCAGGTGGAGGGCGGCAGCGCGGCATAGGTCCACATGGTGATGCCTGGAAACGGCAGGCCGAGTTCTTCCTGCAAGCGCGCGCGTTCGGTTTCGAACGACTTGTCGAGTGCCGGCATGGTCAGCCGGGCGACCAGGTCCGGCGCGATGCGAACGCCGAGCGGGCAGGTGAACTGCGGTGCGCGCGCGAGAATCGCGGGCACGTCGATCTTCGAACCCGAGCGTTGCATGGCGTGCAGCGATTCGCGTTCGTGGTTCTGCTGCTGCGGCTTCTTTGCGTTCAGACGCCATGCGGTAAAGGCGAGTGTGCCCGCGAGCAGCAGGAAGAGCGCGGCGGGAAAGCCGGGCACCGCGGCAAAGCCCAGCAGCAGTACGGCGGCGAAATACAGCGCGCGCGAACTGGAACCGAGCTGGCGGCCGATCTCGTCGCCGAGCGAACCGGGCTTGAGCTGCCGTTCATCCGCGACGCGCGTGATCATCACGCCGGCCGCCACCGACAACAACAGTGACGGAATCTGCGACACCATCGCATCGCCGACCGAGAGAATCGAAAAGCGATCCGCCGCTTCGCCCGCGCTCATGTTGTGATAGGCCACACCTACTGCGATCCCCGCGACGATATTGATCATCGTGATGATCAATCCGGCGATCGCATCGCCTTTGACGAACTTCATCGCCCCGTCCATGCCGCCGTGCAACTGGCTTTCGACGGCGAGCGTCGCGCGTTTGCGGCGCGCTTCTTCCGCGGTCAGCAGATTGGCGCGCAGGTCGGCGTCGATACTCATCTGCTTGCCCGGCAGCGCGTCGAGCGTGAAGCGCGCGCCGACTTCGGCGACCCGCTCCGAACCCTTCGCGATCACGATGAATTGCACCGTGGTGATGATGACGAACACCACCAGCCCGACCACCAGATTGCCGCCCACCACCAGTTCGCCGAAGCTCTCGATGATATGGCCGGCCTCCGCATGCAACAGAATCGACTTGGTCGACGCGATGTTCAGCGACAGCCGGTACAGCGTGGTGAACAGCAGCAGCGAAGGAAATGCCGAGAGCGACACCACGTCCGGCACATACATGGTCACCATCAGCAAGGTCACGCTGATCGTGATGTTCACGCCGAGCAGAATGTCGATCAGCGTCGGCGGCAGGGGCAGGATCATCAGCGAAATGATCGCGACGATCAGCGCCACGATGCCGATTTCACCGCCGGCAGGAAGTTTCAGCGTCTTCAGCATGGTGGGTCTCGTCAGTGGAGGGCGGGTGGCGGACCGGGCAGGTGCGTGGCGGAGGGATCGGCAGGCGCCGCGGCGTCAACGGCCGGCTCGCCCGACGCGCGGCGCGCGCCGATCGCATCGACCCAGCGCAGAATCGCCGCGACCGTCTCGAACAATTCTTCGGGAATCGGCTGATCGACGCCGACCTTGTACAGCGCCCGCGCAACAGGCGGATTGCCGATGATCGGCACGCCCGCGTCGCGAGCCGCACGGCGCAGCTCGGCGGCGTGCTCGTCCATGCCTTTGGCGATCACGCGCGGCAGCGGATGTTCGTCGGGCGCGTAGCGCACGGCCACCGAATAGTGAGTGGGATTGACCACCATCATGTTGGCCATGCCGACTTTCGATTGCGGCGGCGCATTCAGCATTTCGCGCGCGAGGCGCCGCCGTTCGCCCTTGATGCGCGGATCGCCTTCCTGATTCTTGTGCTCGCGTTTGACCTCGTCTTTCGACATCTTCATCTTCTTGAGGAACATGAAGCTTTGCAGCTTGACGTCGGCGGCGCCGACCAGCACGAATACGGCCGCGGCAACCATGAAGAGCTTGATCAGCAGGTCCCAGAACATGCGCGCGAGTTCCGGCAGGGGCTGATACAGCGAGCCGACGATCAGTGGAAAAAGCCACTTGATGGTTTGCCACATCACGCAGAACACGATCACCGCCTTGACGATCATCTTCGCGCACTCGATCAGCGTGCGAACCGAGAAAATCCGCTTGAGGCCCGCCATCGGGCTGACGGCCTTCGGATCGGGCGTGATCGGTTTGGTGGCGATCTGCATGCCGACCTGGCCGATCGAACCGGCGATCGCGGCGAGCGCTGCAATGCAGATGCACGGCACGATCGCCGACAGCGCGAGGCCGCCGATCCTGTAGAACTGCGTCTGCAGATTGGTCAGAGAATGATCGCCGTTCACGAAGCCCGTGGCGATCAGCACCGCTTCGCGCATCGCATCGCTGAAGTGGCTCGCGCCGGCCATCAGCAACAACACGACCGCCGACATCGAGATCGAATCGGTCAAGTCGCTGCTGCGGGACACCTGACCGTCCTTACGCGCGTCCCGCAGCTTTTTCTGGGTTGGCTCTTCGGTCTTTTCGTCGCTCATGTCGGCTCGGGCGCAATGGGAAGAAGGGCGTGGGCGGGCGGGGCAGGCGGCGGGTTCACGCATCGAGCGCGAGGCAGGCGCCGCTTATTCCGCCTGACGATAGCGCCCGCTGTCTTCGCGCGAGCCCGTCGAAGCGAAGCGGGCGCGCGCATTACGAAGCGGGCGTCCGGCTTCGCATCGCATGCGCTCACTTCGCATCCGGCGGCTTGCCGCCGCGTGCCGGTTGCTATGTTTGCGTCATCCCTTCCGACCGGCTGCAAACGGCCCGGTCGACCTCAACGCTTCTGTCAGGAGCCCCTCGCCATGACCGTCAGCACGCCGGAATATCTGAACTGCAGCCCCGATGTCGTCGGCGGCCTGATCGAAACCGTGTCGACCGCGTTGCTCAGCAATTTCCCGAAGGTGTCGGCCGACCCGTACGACATCGAACTCGTGCTCGATGCGCTGCGTGTGCTGCGTCCGCGGGTTGCCGAGATCGACACGCTCGACGGCATTTTGCATATGGTGCGCGGCCACTGGGACGACGCTATCCACGTGCTGCGCCAGGTCGGCGAGAACGCGCCGCGCTTCGGCTACGCCAAGGCGCTGCTCGCGTTCTGTCTCTCCGCGAAGGGCGACCCCGACTGGAAGCAATGCGCGACCGAAGCCATGGAAAACAATCCGACACGCGACACGCAATCGCTGGTTCGCGCGCTCGAAGCGCGCGAAGACCTGCTTAACGCAATGAAGGTGAAGCGCGCCGGCGGCCAGTTCGTCACGCCGAAATCCGTGGAGGCGCTGGCGGAGTTCGACGCGCAAACGGCCGGGCATGTCGAGTCCGAAATCCAGCCGGGCGCTCAGTCCGCGCCGGTTTCATCTGCGCCGGTCTCGCCCGCGCCGGTCACTGCCGATTACGCGCACCAGTCCTTCCTGCGCGCCTGATTTTCGCCGCCAGGCCGCGACTGGTTTTTCCACCTGTTTCCGGAGCCGCACATGACTGTCAATGCCACCACGACCGCCTTGCAGGCCTCGCTCGAGCAGATGTCGCAAGGCGCGGGCGCCGCGCCGGCCGCGCAGACCACGCCCGAGCTGGCCGACAGGTTCCAGTCGCTGATGCAGAAGGCGCCGATGAGCGCGCCCGCCACGCCGCAGCAGGACGGCACCGCGGTCGCCTCGAAGCTGGTGGCGTCGCAGGACGCCGAGTTGCAGCACACCGTCAACGATGCGCTGCAACTCGCCCAGCAGGCGCCGACCATGACCATGAACGAGATGAGCGCGGGCACGATCCGCATGACGCTCGAACTCGCCAGCACGCAACTCGACCTGGAAGCGAAGATGGGCGTGGTGGATTCGTCGAAGTCGGCGATCGAAACGCTGATGAAGAACCAGTAGCTCACCTGCGCACGCCACCCCGCCGGTGGCGCAGCGCCTGCGCGAACCCTGAGCACTCGATGCGAGACGCCGCCACCATGTTCGACCGCCTGCCGATTCGCCGCCGCGCCACACCGTTCGTCTGCGTGCTCGCGTTGTGCGTGCTGCTGAGCGGCTGCAAGAAAGAGCTGTACGGCAACCTGTCCGAGCAGGACGTCAACGAGATGGT contains:
- a CDS encoding type III secretion protein HrpB2, whose translation is MTVNATTTALQASLEQMSQGAGAAPAAQTTPELADRFQSLMQKAPMSAPATPQQDGTAVASKLVASQDAELQHTVNDALQLAQQAPTMTMNEMSAGTIRMTLELASTQLDLEAKMGVVDSSKSAIETLMKNQ
- the sctR gene encoding type III secretion system export apparatus subunit SctR, giving the protein MVQFSDITGLLLVVVAISLLPFVAMVVTSYAKIVVVLGLLRNALGVQQVPPNMVLNGIAILVSIYVMAPIGMLAEKSLEGQQLAAQPSQALIQAFGAAREPFRAFLVKHTNEREKRFFLRSASVVWPKDEAAQIKEDDLIVLAPAFTLTEMTDAFKIGFLLYIAFIVIDLIIANVLLAMGLNQVTPTNVAIPFKLLLFVVMDGWSTLIHGLVMSYR
- the sctQ gene encoding type III secretion system cytoplasmic ring protein SctQ; the encoded protein is MTDSLRMAYPLDEPTTEDETATDPHAARARRADMARIAGDVGVAGAPVASVASVAFVAPVASIAPIASVAPVAPIAPLRLPAVTPAAARVTRTLCDARVTGYLHAALGVTEWQAALVDTHSVDAAYADPGVIELTFAPQNAISAVAVRVALDLHAYPALAIAAWPDSDAHAEKPPTDVALRHAVAGVVLEPLFERLIRVGFKGPRVIAVRRGHLSDAISTRRPTGEASDVSPVVALSFALDERRHRIALSADPACYDLLDRLLRTEPTALAPSAVAPAADVSGASCTSVETSASFAQATRTAFDLAVPGCLILGLKRLPVDTLNALEPGDVLLRATFPSLDATLLDASNDLSASHARPRAVAAWGTPGLTRLCAAVEIDGPSLVIVKEPNMSEELDPASADAGLAIDDPADPIRIGELELPVQFEIDTVALPLAQLSTLGPGYVLELPVPVADAQLRLVAHGQTIGYGELVTVGEHLGIRIIRMAHRHGPIQ
- the sctV gene encoding type III secretion system export apparatus subunit SctV produces the protein MLKTLKLPAGGEIGIVALIVAIISLMILPLPPTLIDILLGVNITISVTLLMVTMYVPDVVSLSAFPSLLLFTTLYRLSLNIASTKSILLHAEAGHIIESFGELVVGGNLVVGLVVFVIITTVQFIVIAKGSERVAEVGARFTLDALPGKQMSIDADLRANLLTAEEARRKRATLAVESQLHGGMDGAMKFVKGDAIAGLIITMINIVAGIAVGVAYHNMSAGEAADRFSILSVGDAMVSQIPSLLLSVAAGVMITRVADERQLKPGSLGDEIGRQLGSSSRALYFAAVLLLGFAAVPGFPAALFLLLAGTLAFTAWRLNAKKPQQQNHERESLHAMQRSGSKIDVPAILARAPQFTCPLGVRIAPDLVARLTMPALDKSFETERARLQEELGLPFPGITMWTYAALPPSTCQILVHDVPQLTLELPAGKVMLPEASLLAHSAAPVTLTSEESRAMDALIAQSEPGPPLDTSGTPTRWLEERAVPPKTPVWRAEQALAHASVALMRRHAPLFLGIQEVQWILDQLAGDYPGLVAEVQKVLPPQRIADVLRRLLEEQISIRNVRTIMESLIAWGPKEKDMLMLTEYVRGDLSRFLAHRAASGARTLSAVLFDMPVEQHIRQSIKQTPTGNFLALPPDEATLLIDKIQSFVGAAPRDGVALVTSMDIRRYVRRMIEARLGWLAVYSYQELGEHVELQPLGRVSI
- the sctS gene encoding type III secretion system export apparatus subunit SctS codes for the protein MEIDSLIRFTTEGMLLCLTVSLPAVIVAAVVGLGVSFLQAITSMQDQTLSHAVKLIAVTVAIVVAAPLSCAAILHFANEMMQAAVPL
- the sctP gene encoding type III secretion system protein SctP; this encodes MTHIVSRHVRVIPGEVDSETPDETDASMGSRRPGGRGFDYASLLGRRRALQRLTGKANTDAHAGSQGGDDDALEVGAQATAPPAPRPFAHSGGDAAADASANVACGAHADSSGAAGMPSPERLAIGARVTDAAAPVVTAVYRQQQRFVQLLGSLAREIGAFCGDPSIAEAGNWEVQLPLDQTLLPQTTLYLTLSRFSLQLRFDTPDTATRQLLLEHSALLERELDTLLRAWGEAREIELTVW
- the sctU gene encoding type III secretion system export apparatus subunit SctU; protein product: MSDEKTEEPTQKKLRDARKDGQVSRSSDLTDSISMSAVVLLLMAGASHFSDAMREAVLIATGFVNGDHSLTNLQTQFYRIGGLALSAIVPCICIAALAAIAGSIGQVGMQIATKPITPDPKAVSPMAGLKRIFSVRTLIECAKMIVKAVIVFCVMWQTIKWLFPLIVGSLYQPLPELARMFWDLLIKLFMVAAAVFVLVGAADVKLQSFMFLKKMKMSKDEVKREHKNQEGDPRIKGERRRLAREMLNAPPQSKVGMANMMVVNPTHYSVAVRYAPDEHPLPRVIAKGMDEHAAELRRAARDAGVPIIGNPPVARALYKVGVDQPIPEELFETVAAILRWVDAIGARRASGEPAVDAAAPADPSATHLPGPPPALH
- a CDS encoding HrpB1 family type III secretion system apparatus protein — protein: MTVSTPEYLNCSPDVVGGLIETVSTALLSNFPKVSADPYDIELVLDALRVLRPRVAEIDTLDGILHMVRGHWDDAIHVLRQVGENAPRFGYAKALLAFCLSAKGDPDWKQCATEAMENNPTRDTQSLVRALEAREDLLNAMKVKRAGGQFVTPKSVEALAEFDAQTAGHVESEIQPGAQSAPVSSAPVSPAPVTADYAHQSFLRA